In Nematostella vectensis chromosome 2, jaNemVect1.1, whole genome shotgun sequence, one genomic interval encodes:
- the LOC5508488 gene encoding dual specificity protein phosphatase 10 isoform X1 yields MPAILFETTPSNLDSKVKFGMNHSKWPSVSPCDVEQLLLKDEESIVLIDCRPLLAYNYCHIKGAIHVNCSSIGRKRLQQGKTKLKDLITSKEGKEKYVSGCKSRTSFIVYDDVTRGEEFSPCRAAVLLVMQALFKEGKDVFFLKGGLREFCKTYDNLCEHASPRICHPVGNCGISELSAPDLCPTRPRGPPASSILPFLFLGSEEGAADEDLIDRLAIKFILNLTPVCPNFFSEREDIIYKRIQINDSYQEDIGQHFDEAIAFIDEARSRGSSVLVHCHAGVSRSATVTVAYVMQHLGLSLNEAYQFVKEKRPTISPNLNFMGHLLKYEKNKKNEELKA; encoded by the exons ATGCCTGCCATTCTGTTTGAAACAACTCCTTCGAATTTGGATTCGAAAGTCAAGTTTGGTATGAATCATTCGAAATGGCCGAGTGTTTCGCCATGCGATGTGGAACAGCTTTTGCTGAAAGATGAAGAGAGCATTGTACTTATCGACTGCAGACCACTTTTAGCCTACAATTACTGCCATATTAAAGGCGCTATTCACGTCAACTGCTCTTCTATTGGAAGAAAGAGACTCCAGCAAGGGAAAACAAAACTTAAGGATTTGATTACGTCTAAGGAAGGAAAAGAAAAGTATGTCTCGGGCTGCAAGTCACGGACTTCTTTCATTGTTTACGATGATGTGACGCGAGGCGAGGAGTTCTCCCCTTGCCGGGCGGCCGTTCTTCTTGTTATGCAAGCGTTATTCAAAGAAGGAAAAGACGTGTTTTTTCTTAAAG GAGGGCTGAGGGAGTTCTGTAAGACGTACGACAATCTCTGCGAGCATGCGTCGCCACGAATTTGCCACCCCGTGGGCAATTGCGGAATATCTGAGCTAAGCGCACCAGATCTGTGTCCAACCCGGCCTCGCGGCCCTCCTGCCAGTTCCATCCTTCCCTTCCTATTCCTTGGCAGCGAAGAGGGAGCGGCTGACGAAGACTTGATTGACAGACTGGCGATCAAGTTTATTCTTAACCTGACTCCTGTGTGCCCAAACTTCTTCAGCGAACGAGAGGATATAATTTACAAGCGTATTCAAATCAACGACTCATATCAAGAAGACATCGGACAACACTTTGACGAAGCTATTGCATTCATAG atgaaGCTCGATCTCGTGGAAGCAGCGTACTGGTGCATTGTCACGCAGGTGTGTCACGCTCGGCGACGGTCACGGTGGCATATGTCATGCAACACCTTGGTCTATCTCTCAACGAAGCGTACCAGTTTGTGAAAGAGAAGAGACCGACCATTTCGCCAAACCTGAACTTCATGGGCCACCTCCTAAAATACGAGAAAAACAAGAAGAATGAGGAGCTGAAAGCATAA
- the LOC5508488 gene encoding dual specificity protein phosphatase 10 isoform X2 yields MPCRVLLPLTLPLAPNIGGLREFCKTYDNLCEHASPRICHPVGNCGISELSAPDLCPTRPRGPPASSILPFLFLGSEEGAADEDLIDRLAIKFILNLTPVCPNFFSEREDIIYKRIQINDSYQEDIGQHFDEAIAFIDEARSRGSSVLVHCHAGVSRSATVTVAYVMQHLGLSLNEAYQFVKEKRPTISPNLNFMGHLLKYEKNKKNEELKA; encoded by the exons ATGCCGTGCCGGGTCCTACTCCCTCTGACTTTACCTCTCGCTCCTAACATCG GAGGGCTGAGGGAGTTCTGTAAGACGTACGACAATCTCTGCGAGCATGCGTCGCCACGAATTTGCCACCCCGTGGGCAATTGCGGAATATCTGAGCTAAGCGCACCAGATCTGTGTCCAACCCGGCCTCGCGGCCCTCCTGCCAGTTCCATCCTTCCCTTCCTATTCCTTGGCAGCGAAGAGGGAGCGGCTGACGAAGACTTGATTGACAGACTGGCGATCAAGTTTATTCTTAACCTGACTCCTGTGTGCCCAAACTTCTTCAGCGAACGAGAGGATATAATTTACAAGCGTATTCAAATCAACGACTCATATCAAGAAGACATCGGACAACACTTTGACGAAGCTATTGCATTCATAG atgaaGCTCGATCTCGTGGAAGCAGCGTACTGGTGCATTGTCACGCAGGTGTGTCACGCTCGGCGACGGTCACGGTGGCATATGTCATGCAACACCTTGGTCTATCTCTCAACGAAGCGTACCAGTTTGTGAAAGAGAAGAGACCGACCATTTCGCCAAACCTGAACTTCATGGGCCACCTCCTAAAATACGAGAAAAACAAGAAGAATGAGGAGCTGAAAGCATAA